In one Neobacillus sp. WH10 genomic region, the following are encoded:
- a CDS encoding DedA family protein encodes MQHLNYLIEHFGYMGIIIALIGGIIGLPIPDEVLLTYVGYTIFTGKLAYLTSLLCAFIGACCGITLSFILGLKLGIPFLHKFGPKLHISEARIDQTRKLFNKLGPFLLIIGFFIPGVRHITAYLAGINHYSYKKFAIFAYAGAIIWCFTFITLGRVLGGSWVMVGTYLSRYSIYLIILCLFGFIIYYSYRRKRRTLKNASS; translated from the coding sequence ATGCAGCATTTGAATTATCTTATTGAACATTTTGGCTATATGGGGATAATTATTGCCTTAATCGGCGGCATAATTGGACTGCCCATACCTGATGAGGTTCTGCTAACTTATGTGGGCTATACTATTTTTACAGGAAAATTAGCTTACCTGACTTCTCTCTTATGTGCCTTTATTGGTGCGTGTTGTGGAATTACGCTTAGCTTCATTCTAGGGTTAAAATTAGGTATACCGTTTTTACATAAATTTGGCCCTAAACTTCATATCAGTGAGGCACGGATTGATCAAACAAGGAAATTATTTAATAAATTAGGTCCGTTCCTGCTCATCATCGGCTTTTTTATTCCTGGAGTAAGGCATATTACGGCATATCTTGCAGGAATTAACCACTACTCTTACAAAAAGTTTGCCATATTTGCCTATGCAGGGGCGATTATCTGGTGCTTTACCTTTATCACTTTGGGCAGAGTACTTGGAGGGAGCTGGGTTATGGTTGGAACCTACCTTTCTAGATATAGCATATATTTGATCATCCTTTGTCTTTTCGGATTTATTATTTATTATTCCTACAGGAGAAAAAGGAGAACATTAAAAAACGCTTCATCGTGA
- a CDS encoding chromosome condensation regulator, whose amino-acid sequence MDYISPQEAVLKVKRWPKDTIAAGRRHTVGLKSDGTMTAVGDNKYGQCDVSAWRDIVAVATGNVHMATNTGNAHTIALKSDSTVAAVGWNKHDQCDVNDWRDIVAVAAGWRHTIGLKSDGTVVAVGRNNEGECNVSGWHDIVAVAAGDWHTIGLKLDGTVTAVGNNRYRQCNVSGWCDIVAVAVGYLHTIGLTSDGTVTAVGWKKHDQCDVSGWRGIVAIAVGSNHTIGLKSDGTVAAVGWNEHGQCNVSDWRDIVAIAAGCAHTVGLKSDGTVVAVGDNEYGQCDVSGWRGIQLPGN is encoded by the coding sequence ATGGATTACATTTCACCGCAAGAAGCGGTGTTAAAGGTGAAACGGTGGCCTAAAGATACCATAGCTGCGGGTCGTCGTCATACCGTTGGGCTTAAATCTGACGGAACGATGACCGCTGTGGGTGATAATAAATATGGCCAATGTGATGTAAGCGCCTGGCGCGATATTGTGGCGGTCGCGACTGGTAATGTTCATATGGCGACGAACACGGGTAATGCTCATACAATCGCTCTTAAATCTGACAGTACTGTAGCGGCTGTGGGTTGGAATAAGCATGACCAATGCGATGTAAACGACTGGCGCGATATTGTAGCGGTTGCGGCGGGTTGGCGCCATACCATTGGGCTTAAATCGGATGGCACGGTGGTTGCTGTGGGCCGAAATAATGAAGGTGAATGCAATGTAAGCGGCTGGCATGATATTGTGGCGGTCGCGGCGGGTGACTGGCATACCATCGGTCTTAAATTGGACGGAACGGTGACGGCTGTGGGTAATAATCGGTATCGTCAATGCAATGTAAGCGGCTGGTGCGATATTGTGGCGGTCGCAGTGGGTTATCTTCATACAATCGGTCTTACATCGGACGGCACGGTGACAGCTGTGGGTTGGAAAAAACATGACCAATGCGATGTAAGCGGCTGGCGCGGTATTGTGGCGATAGCTGTGGGTAGTAATCATACCATCGGCCTTAAATCGGACGGTACTGTAGCGGCTGTGGGTTGGAATGAGCATGGCCAATGTAATGTAAGTGATTGGCGCGATATTGTGGCGATAGCGGCCGGTTGTGCCCATACCGTCGGGCTTAAATCGGACGGAACGGTGGTTGCTGTGGGTGATAATGAATATGGCCAATGCGATGTAAGCGGCTGGCGCGGCATCCAACTGCCCGGCAATTAG
- a CDS encoding ATP-grasp domain-containing protein, whose product MVDMQTIVFIGSNKSGTSREALITSTEMGYFTVLLTDRKKFMRQRKEFPEVQQMMFVENLFEKDKILSIIKDLELDGKQIRAVISFIDPFVSYAGKISEELGLVQLSVDALSIIEDKSRFRTNLKGLPVSPHFTVLQSDESIHKFIEEFDGYLPLVLKSPVSNGSKDVLPVHTIYELSEGLQFLNKKFPNKAILMEEYLIGPQYLIEVMVVNGEIFIIAVIEQEILNGHRFIITGYIYPALLSMEEYEELENAVFSIIRKLELINGTCHLEMRNVNGQWKLIEINPRMSGGAMNRIVQEGTGINLVKETIKLFLGIEPNLEKSVMKYVYAKYLIVDSKGKLIKVTGKGRALKHNGVKEVFVKPKKGAVLRKPQSMGDRYAYVIAVSDTAESAKHAAVTAANEIRFYLEPL is encoded by the coding sequence ATGGTTGATATGCAAACAATCGTTTTTATAGGAAGTAATAAATCTGGAACAAGTAGAGAAGCCCTCATCACCTCCACTGAAATGGGATACTTTACTGTTTTATTAACGGATCGAAAAAAATTCATGCGTCAAAGAAAGGAATTCCCTGAGGTTCAACAAATGATGTTTGTAGAAAATTTATTCGAGAAAGATAAAATTCTCTCGATTATCAAAGATCTGGAGCTGGATGGAAAGCAGATACGTGCTGTTATCAGTTTCATTGACCCATTTGTCTCTTATGCAGGAAAGATTTCAGAAGAATTGGGACTTGTCCAATTGTCGGTAGACGCTTTGTCGATTATCGAGGATAAATCTCGTTTCCGTACAAATCTAAAGGGACTTCCTGTCTCCCCTCACTTTACTGTTCTTCAATCTGATGAATCCATCCACAAATTTATTGAAGAATTTGATGGTTATCTTCCGCTTGTTTTAAAATCACCCGTTTCCAATGGATCAAAAGATGTACTGCCTGTCCATACAATTTATGAATTAAGTGAAGGATTGCAATTTTTAAATAAAAAGTTCCCAAACAAAGCTATTTTAATGGAAGAATATCTAATTGGACCACAATATTTAATTGAAGTCATGGTGGTAAACGGGGAGATTTTCATTATTGCCGTTATTGAACAGGAGATTTTAAATGGTCACCGCTTTATTATCACTGGTTACATTTATCCTGCCTTATTAAGTATGGAAGAATATGAAGAATTGGAAAACGCCGTTTTTAGTATAATACGCAAGCTGGAATTAATAAATGGAACATGTCATCTAGAAATGCGTAACGTAAATGGCCAGTGGAAATTGATTGAAATCAATCCGAGAATGTCCGGTGGGGCAATGAATCGAATTGTTCAGGAAGGTACAGGGATTAACTTGGTCAAAGAAACCATCAAGTTATTCTTAGGAATAGAACCTAACCTAGAAAAATCCGTTATGAAATATGTTTATGCAAAATATCTTATTGTCGATTCTAAAGGAAAATTAATAAAGGTGACAGGGAAGGGTAGGGCTTTAAAACATAATGGAGTTAAGGAGGTTTTCGTTAAGCCTAAAAAAGGGGCTGTGTTAAGGAAACCCCAATCGATGGGTGACAGGTATGCATATGTTATTGCTGTTTCTGACACAGCTGAAAGTGCAAAACATGCAGCGGTTACAGCAGCAAATGAGATAAGATTTTATTTAGAACCTCTTTAA
- a CDS encoding alpha-galactosidase: MPVEWNEADQVFHLYNKKVSYLIQIVYGKYPAHLYWGRRVQVLQPSSILSFKGRAFSPTTEPADLKFSLDTLPQEYPAFGNGDFREPAYQLRTHDGSTITEFVYDSHEILKGKRPLKGLPSSYIEDDSEADTLVITMVDAILGIGLNLNYTIYRDLDVITRSAYFEHLGSHAIEIHKCMSMSVDFHESNWDWLHLHGTWARERHIERRPLLHGIQTISSTRGASSHQHNPFLALLSKDATEEFGDVYGISLMYSGNYQASIEVDPFDKTRLSIGINPFDFIWLINPGEMFQTPEAVMVYSSEGIGGMSRTFHKLLRTRVCRGVYRDKTRPILINNWEATYFNFTEKKLKELADMSKGLGIELFVLDDGWFGHRDNDKSSLGDWVVNKKKLPHGIKGLADYIQNKGMQFGLWVEPEMVSPDSNLYRKHPDWCLHVPGRSRTLSRNQLVLDLSREEVCDFLIKTLTNIFSSAPISYVKWDMNRNMTEVGSAALPPERQKETAHRYMLGLYRILETLTESFPDILFESCSGGGGRFDPGIFYYMPQTWTSDDTDAVERLKIQYGTSIVYPAITMGAHVSEVPNHQVGRMTPLQMRCNVAMAANLGFELNVDKLSNEDQTMIVEQISLYHQIKEIVLFGDQFRLLSPFEGMDTAWMYVTQNQEQAVVFYYKTLATPNPPFFRLKLRGLNPKLKYKINNAEQPFYGDELMQIGKDMPLIKKDYSSFIFYIKAI, from the coding sequence ATGCCGGTTGAGTGGAATGAAGCAGATCAAGTGTTTCATTTATATAATAAGAAAGTTAGTTATCTAATACAAATTGTTTATGGAAAGTATCCGGCACATTTATATTGGGGCAGACGAGTGCAGGTGCTCCAGCCTTCATCCATACTCTCATTTAAAGGAAGAGCATTTTCGCCAACGACGGAGCCCGCTGACCTCAAATTTTCACTCGATACACTCCCGCAAGAGTACCCTGCATTTGGGAATGGGGACTTCCGAGAGCCTGCCTATCAGCTTCGTACCCATGATGGTTCAACGATTACGGAATTTGTCTATGATTCCCATGAGATTTTGAAAGGAAAACGTCCGCTTAAAGGGTTGCCTTCCTCTTATATTGAAGATGATTCTGAGGCGGATACACTAGTAATTACAATGGTAGATGCCATATTGGGGATTGGATTGAATCTCAATTATACGATTTACCGTGACCTTGATGTAATAACAAGATCAGCATATTTCGAGCATCTAGGAAGTCATGCTATTGAAATACATAAATGTATGAGTATGTCAGTGGATTTCCACGAGTCGAATTGGGACTGGCTGCACCTTCATGGAACATGGGCAAGGGAGCGTCATATCGAACGCCGGCCTCTGCTCCATGGAATTCAAACAATTTCTTCCACTAGAGGTGCAAGCAGCCACCAGCATAATCCATTTCTTGCGTTACTTTCAAAGGATGCCACCGAAGAGTTTGGCGATGTTTATGGGATTAGTCTAATGTATAGTGGGAATTATCAGGCCTCCATCGAAGTAGACCCTTTTGATAAAACCAGGCTAAGCATCGGGATTAATCCGTTTGATTTTATCTGGCTGATTAACCCAGGTGAAATGTTTCAAACACCGGAGGCAGTAATGGTCTATTCTTCAGAAGGCATAGGCGGGATGTCGAGGACCTTTCATAAACTATTGCGAACCAGGGTGTGCCGCGGTGTTTATCGCGACAAAACACGCCCGATTCTAATCAATAATTGGGAAGCCACCTATTTTAACTTTACTGAAAAAAAATTAAAGGAACTTGCGGATATGTCGAAAGGATTGGGAATTGAGCTGTTTGTCCTTGATGACGGCTGGTTTGGACACCGCGATAATGATAAAAGCTCGCTGGGTGATTGGGTCGTCAATAAGAAAAAGCTCCCTCATGGTATAAAGGGATTAGCAGATTATATTCAAAACAAGGGGATGCAATTTGGTTTGTGGGTAGAGCCGGAAATGGTATCACCTGACAGCAATTTATACCGCAAACACCCCGATTGGTGTTTACATGTACCGGGGCGAAGCCGGACACTTTCCCGAAACCAGCTCGTTCTGGATTTAAGCAGGGAAGAGGTATGTGATTTTTTAATAAAAACTCTTACAAACATTTTCTCCAGTGCCCCAATTTCCTATGTAAAATGGGATATGAATCGAAATATGACAGAGGTGGGCTCGGCAGCACTTCCCCCTGAAAGGCAAAAGGAAACAGCCCATCGCTATATGCTTGGTTTGTATCGGATTTTAGAAACATTAACCGAGAGCTTTCCTGATATTTTGTTTGAAAGCTGCTCGGGTGGCGGCGGCCGCTTTGATCCTGGCATATTCTATTACATGCCGCAGACGTGGACGAGTGATGATACGGACGCAGTTGAAAGGTTAAAAATTCAATACGGAACAAGCATCGTTTATCCGGCGATTACGATGGGAGCACATGTTTCAGAGGTGCCGAACCACCAGGTAGGAAGAATGACACCTCTACAAATGAGATGTAATGTGGCAATGGCTGCCAATTTAGGGTTCGAATTAAATGTCGACAAGCTCAGCAATGAAGATCAAACTATGATAGTAGAACAAATCAGCCTTTATCATCAAATAAAGGAGATTGTTCTTTTCGGTGACCAGTTTCGACTGTTAAGTCCATTTGAAGGTATGGACACTGCCTGGATGTATGTGACACAGAACCAAGAACAAGCGGTTGTTTTTTACTATAAAACATTGGCAACGCCGAATCCACCCTTTTTCCGTCTTAAATTACGAGGATTAAATCCTAAGCTGAAATACAAAATAAACAACGCTGAGCAGCCTTTTTATGGAGACGAACTGATGCAGATCGGTAAAGACATGCCGCTGATTAAAAAGGACTATTCTTCATTTATCTTCTATATTAAAGCGATATAA
- a CDS encoding LemA family protein gives MKKGWLGIGIVVAVIVIFGLMFMSSYNSFVNLEENVDQSYAQIENQLQRRLDLIPNLVNTVKGYASHEKEVIASISDARARLAGANTPQEEATANAELSSALSRLLVVVENYPNLKADQQFTQLMDELAGTENRIAVARKDYNDQVAVYNKKVKRLPGSIIAGIAGFDEKEYFKADPKAGEAPKVDFGGNG, from the coding sequence TTGAAAAAAGGATGGTTAGGGATTGGAATTGTGGTCGCGGTTATTGTTATTTTTGGCCTCATGTTCATGTCCAGCTATAACAGCTTTGTCAATTTAGAAGAAAATGTAGACCAGTCATATGCTCAAATCGAAAATCAGCTGCAAAGAAGGCTCGATTTAATTCCAAACTTAGTGAATACCGTAAAAGGGTATGCTTCACATGAAAAAGAAGTCATCGCATCGATTTCAGATGCACGAGCAAGACTAGCAGGTGCAAATACGCCGCAGGAGGAAGCGACAGCGAACGCCGAATTATCTAGTGCTTTAAGCCGGTTGCTTGTAGTCGTTGAAAATTATCCCAACCTGAAAGCAGACCAGCAGTTTACCCAATTAATGGATGAACTTGCTGGGACAGAAAATCGAATCGCGGTAGCCCGTAAAGATTACAATGATCAAGTAGCGGTTTATAACAAAAAGGTTAAGCGACTGCCGGGATCGATTATCGCGGGTATCGCTGGATTTGATGAAAAAGAATATTTCAAAGCGGATCCTAAAGCTGGAGAAGCACCAAAGGTTGACTTTGGGGGCAATGGATAA
- a CDS encoding DUF2834 domain-containing protein, whose product MKKLYLILGLIGTVFPYYFFIQFLRDNGLDLGLLMELLFTNTISSFFAVDFVISCVVFLVFMFNESRKYNIKEKWICLLSLFTVGLSLALPLFLFFRHSYIKSKDEV is encoded by the coding sequence GTGAAAAAATTATATTTAATTTTAGGGTTAATTGGTACTGTTTTTCCGTATTATTTTTTTATTCAGTTCCTCAGGGATAATGGACTTGATTTAGGTTTATTAATGGAATTATTATTTACTAACACGATATCGTCCTTTTTTGCAGTTGATTTTGTAATCTCATGTGTTGTTTTCTTGGTATTTATGTTCAATGAATCACGAAAGTATAACATTAAAGAAAAATGGATTTGTCTTTTATCTCTTTTTACAGTTGGATTATCTTTAGCACTACCTTTATTTTTGTTTTTTAGACATTCTTATATTAAGAGTAAAGATGAAGTATAA
- a CDS encoding TPM domain-containing protein codes for MKAKRVFSFILVFFTFFLCAATALAEDVQIPAPVGDIYVQDFAAVLTETERAELINLGRSIEDQTTAQVAVLTVETIGDRTIEEFANEAFRQYGIGSKKEDNGVLLVLSMKERKVRIEVGYGLEGRIPDGKAGRILDEYAIPYLKNQQPNNAVVETYKAIAKEVLAEYGIEGGEKTAAKPAVSKDKGAGIPSWLIILIVVVVVILDFMFFGGTLTYLLISIISRGGGRGGGGGSSGGGGGSSSGGGASRGW; via the coding sequence ATGAAAGCGAAGAGGGTCTTCAGCTTTATTTTGGTGTTTTTCACTTTTTTTCTATGTGCAGCCACTGCACTTGCTGAGGATGTCCAAATTCCTGCTCCAGTAGGAGATATTTATGTACAAGATTTTGCCGCTGTATTAACCGAAACAGAAAGAGCAGAACTAATCAATTTAGGAAGAAGCATTGAAGATCAAACAACTGCACAGGTTGCAGTTTTGACAGTCGAAACAATTGGGGACCGAACGATTGAGGAGTTTGCGAATGAGGCATTTCGGCAATACGGAATCGGAAGCAAAAAGGAAGACAATGGTGTATTGCTCGTATTATCGATGAAAGAACGCAAGGTAAGAATTGAAGTCGGATATGGGCTGGAGGGTAGGATTCCAGATGGAAAGGCTGGCCGGATTCTGGATGAATATGCCATCCCCTATCTAAAAAATCAACAGCCGAATAATGCGGTAGTAGAAACCTATAAAGCAATAGCAAAAGAAGTCTTAGCCGAATATGGCATTGAGGGTGGAGAGAAGACAGCAGCGAAACCTGCGGTATCAAAGGACAAAGGGGCAGGGATTCCATCCTGGTTGATTATCCTTATTGTTGTAGTGGTCGTAATTCTCGATTTTATGTTTTTTGGCGGCACCCTCACCTATCTCCTCATCTCCATCATCTCCCGGGGCGGAGGCAGAGGAGGAGGAGGAGGTTCCAGCGGCGGCGGTGGCGGATCATCAAGCGGAGGCGGAGCCAGCCGCGGCTGGTAA
- a CDS encoding YheC/YheD family protein: MVLIGMLHNRKDPARVKKAYPFAAVAKMEGIDFIYFTFNGVDFDRQIINGWVYEKGKWIEKQVSFPTVIINSCNPKNNKHAMVVERLKRVAVFTSYPVGNKISVYKRVKRAKTFASYLIPSTILESANDLFSFLEIHSIAVIKPLTGNHGKRIFFIKKVKEDMYQWMDGAKTLFYKKRQLEALVNQVILNQKYLLQPFIECKTKSGLTHDYRLHVQKNGSGKWEITLIYPRISGNKKMVSNISSGGYRGELIPFLKEEFKEDYMKMKCILEEFALAFASHFESLYNNPFDELGIDVGVDQQQNLWIFEVNWRPGSKNREFEVAKRLIPYCNFLASKEIDNKQ; this comes from the coding sequence ATGGTGCTTATTGGGATGCTTCACAATCGGAAAGATCCAGCTAGAGTTAAGAAAGCATATCCATTTGCAGCAGTTGCAAAAATGGAAGGTATTGATTTTATTTATTTTACTTTTAATGGGGTAGATTTTGATAGACAAATCATTAATGGCTGGGTTTATGAAAAGGGAAAATGGATCGAAAAACAAGTCAGTTTTCCTACGGTCATAATTAACAGCTGTAATCCAAAAAACAATAAACATGCAATGGTTGTAGAGAGGCTAAAAAGAGTCGCTGTTTTTACAAGTTACCCTGTCGGTAATAAGATAAGTGTTTATAAAAGGGTAAAGAGGGCAAAAACATTTGCCTCTTATTTAATTCCTTCAACAATTTTAGAGAGTGCAAATGACCTTTTTTCATTCTTAGAGATTCATTCTATTGCTGTAATAAAGCCGTTAACTGGAAATCATGGTAAAAGAATTTTTTTCATTAAAAAAGTAAAAGAGGATATGTATCAATGGATGGATGGGGCTAAAACACTTTTTTATAAAAAGAGGCAATTAGAGGCTTTGGTAAATCAAGTTATACTTAATCAAAAATATTTGCTGCAGCCTTTTATTGAATGTAAAACGAAATCTGGATTAACACACGATTATCGGTTGCATGTTCAAAAAAATGGAAGTGGAAAGTGGGAGATTACATTAATATATCCTCGTATTAGTGGTAATAAGAAGATGGTTAGTAATATAAGCAGTGGCGGATATCGTGGTGAATTGATTCCTTTTCTTAAGGAAGAATTTAAAGAAGACTATATGAAAATGAAATGTATTCTTGAAGAATTCGCATTAGCGTTTGCCTCCCACTTTGAATCTCTTTATAATAATCCATTTGATGAGCTAGGTATTGATGTTGGGGTAGATCAGCAGCAAAACTTATGGATTTTTGAAGTGAATTGGCGTCCAGGCTCAAAAAACCGAGAGTTTGAAGTTGCCAAACGGCTCATACCCTATTGTAACTTTTTAGCATCTAAAGAAATCGATAACAAACAATAA
- the murF gene encoding UDP-N-acetylmuramoyl-tripeptide--D-alanyl-D-alanine ligase, which produces MKTLKLSDFIGTINGKLLQGNPDDEIRKIVKKANNLSEHSLYFHSGKKAIRDDCLLGKTNYTVVTEDQDILSKVSETASVILVANCKDSYWRFIDYYRNQFQIPVIGVTGTCGKTTTKDMIKHILTRTMKVHSTLFSQNGLHLNLHYLLGLNEQTEAAVFEMGVAYPGNIKNSGKYFKPTIGIITNIGEAHLEGCRTLGNYIRAKGEMLDVLSDEGILFINADDQNIKTLPIASFKGRVLSFGKDPAAEYRAENIQFENNRMLYTLHVENHEYRVSIPGYGEHNVYNSLAAIASTTVLGIPIEEAIQRLSTYRTMERHVKIYNGAGNITVIDDTWSCNPSSVKSAIDVLKKTSDGKTEVLVLGKMQRLGNQVSKQHIQMGKTIIDVGGVDHLITVGSSARLTGESAIALGMSPDKVHPVMDALELEAKLAEIRKEEMMILFKMSLGKMDPSFRKVVEKYRFT; this is translated from the coding sequence ATGAAAACTCTCAAACTTTCTGATTTTATTGGCACGATAAATGGGAAACTGCTGCAAGGAAATCCCGATGACGAAATTCGAAAAATAGTAAAGAAGGCAAACAATCTTAGTGAACATTCTTTGTATTTTCACAGTGGTAAAAAAGCAATAAGGGATGATTGCTTACTGGGAAAAACAAATTATACTGTTGTAACGGAAGATCAAGATATCCTCTCAAAGGTATCAGAGACAGCAAGCGTCATTTTGGTTGCGAATTGTAAGGATTCATATTGGAGATTTATCGATTATTATCGAAATCAATTTCAGATTCCAGTTATCGGGGTAACCGGCACATGTGGAAAAACAACAACAAAGGACATGATTAAGCATATTTTAACCCGAACTATGAAGGTCCATTCTACCCTTTTCAGTCAAAATGGTCTTCATTTAAACTTGCACTATTTGCTGGGATTAAATGAGCAAACGGAAGCAGCGGTATTTGAAATGGGTGTTGCATACCCTGGCAATATTAAGAATAGCGGAAAATATTTCAAACCCACAATCGGAATCATAACGAACATTGGTGAAGCGCATTTAGAGGGCTGTAGGACGTTAGGAAATTATATCAGGGCAAAGGGAGAAATGTTAGACGTTTTATCCGATGAAGGAATATTATTCATTAATGCCGATGATCAAAATATTAAAACTTTACCAATTGCTTCATTTAAAGGAAGGGTCCTTTCGTTTGGTAAGGATCCGGCAGCTGAATATAGAGCTGAGAATATCCAATTTGAGAATAATAGGATGCTTTATACTTTGCATGTTGAGAACCACGAATATAGAGTGTCTATCCCTGGGTATGGAGAGCACAATGTATATAACAGTCTAGCGGCCATTGCCTCAACAACTGTTCTTGGTATTCCAATCGAAGAGGCGATTCAAAGGCTCAGTACGTATAGAACAATGGAGCGGCATGTGAAAATATATAATGGTGCGGGTAACATAACTGTGATTGATGATACTTGGAGTTGTAATCCAAGCTCTGTAAAGTCAGCCATCGATGTTCTTAAAAAGACCTCAGACGGGAAGACAGAAGTACTTGTCCTTGGGAAGATGCAGCGACTTGGAAATCAAGTAAGCAAACAGCATATTCAAATGGGGAAAACGATAATAGATGTTGGCGGGGTTGATCATTTAATTACAGTTGGTTCATCAGCAAGGCTGACAGGTGAAAGTGCGATTGCATTAGGAATGTCCCCGGATAAAGTTCATCCTGTTATGGATGCATTAGAATTGGAAGCCAAATTAGCTGAAATTCGAAAAGAAGAAATGATGATTTTATTTAAAATGTCACTGGGTAAAATGGACCCTTCATTCCGAAAGGTAGTAGAAAAGTATCGATTTACCTAA